The proteins below are encoded in one region of Bacteroides uniformis:
- a CDS encoding fimbrillin family protein has protein sequence MKKVLFLALAAAAVMSCSESEEIENAGQKAEIKLGTVVGNTTRATVTDLPELQKVGFTVYAYNTGATAMASVATFDAMKEFMTDVKVTYSAPNWSLTGGTYYWPMTDNLQFFAYGNPGTGALTYNQPAAGAIYPSITYTVADVAAQTDLVAAKVTDATKASNASGVSLKFGHILTQINFTVKAADALTYKLKTLTISGVHNKGTYGFDDSTWKSQEGTATYAHTIAGSALEVNTTGVEMNAAWMLMPQTLDTNAKINVVYDIYEKDVLLDTVTSAIDLNDTQAWGEGKKIRYTLTLANKAAKVTFVPEVGPWSTADDTNVEK, from the coding sequence ATGAAGAAGGTTTTATTTTTGGCTTTGGCTGCAGCAGCAGTAATGAGTTGCTCGGAAAGTGAGGAGATAGAGAATGCCGGACAAAAGGCAGAGATTAAATTGGGAACAGTAGTGGGTAACACTACGAGAGCCACAGTGACTGATTTGCCGGAATTGCAGAAGGTAGGGTTCACTGTGTATGCTTATAATACGGGAGCGACAGCAATGGCCTCCGTTGCGACTTTTGATGCGATGAAGGAATTCATGACAGATGTTAAAGTAACCTATAGTGCTCCCAACTGGAGTTTGACTGGGGGAACATATTATTGGCCAATGACGGATAACTTGCAGTTCTTTGCTTACGGGAATCCGGGTACCGGAGCCTTGACGTACAATCAACCGGCTGCTGGTGCTATATATCCTTCCATTACTTATACGGTAGCAGATGTAGCTGCCCAAACGGACTTGGTAGCCGCGAAAGTGACGGATGCAACCAAGGCATCAAATGCCAGTGGGGTATCTTTGAAATTCGGCCATATACTGACCCAAATAAATTTCACTGTCAAGGCAGCCGACGCTTTGACTTATAAACTGAAAACACTTACAATATCCGGCGTGCACAATAAGGGAACTTATGGTTTTGATGATTCAACATGGAAGTCACAAGAAGGAACAGCCACTTATGCGCATACGATTGCCGGCAGTGCATTGGAAGTGAATACAACGGGTGTGGAAATGAATGCAGCCTGGATGTTGATGCCCCAGACGTTGGATACGAATGCCAAAATCAATGTTGTCTATGACATCTATGAGAAAGACGTTCTTCTTGATACTGTAACTTCCGCCATTGACTTGAATGATACACAAGCCTGGGGTGAAGGCAAAAAGATACGTTATACGCTGACGCTGGCCAATAAGGCGGCAAAAGTAACCTTTGTACCTGAAGTTGGTCCATGGAGTACGGCTGATGATACGAACGTGGAAAAATAA